In one Eschrichtius robustus isolate mEscRob2 chromosome 15, mEscRob2.pri, whole genome shotgun sequence genomic region, the following are encoded:
- the KRCC1 gene encoding lysine-rich coiled-coil protein 1 — protein sequence MKHSKKTSDSFQDELEDYIKVQKARGLEPKTCFRKRREDYLETCGYKEEIDSRPKCRMFDQRLPYEPVQTYRRSCNISPAVEKRLPQWLPAHDSRLRLDSLSYCQFTRDCFSGKPVALNFSQQEYSCSSYSVESGVYRHLSLENSTSAHQASYKQIHQKRKRHPEEGREKPGEERPKHKRKKAYEEIDLDKYKSIRRNKTEVETVRVSTEKLKNRKDKKSRDTASKKEERKHRKEKKEQGKERTVEEMLWDQSILGF from the coding sequence ATGAAGCATTCAAAGAAGACATCTGACTCTTTTCAAGATGAACTTGAAGATTATATCAAAGTGCAGAAAGCCAGAGGCTTAGAGCCAAAGACTTGTttcagaaagaggagagaggattATTTGGAAACCTGTGGATACAAAGAAGAGATTGATTCTAGACCCAAGTGTAGAATGTTTGATCAAAGACTCCCTTATGAACCCGTCCAGACCTACCGAAGATCATGCAATATTTCACCAGCAGTGGAGAAGCGGTTACCTCAGTGGCTACCAGCTCATGACAGCAGGCTGAGACTAGACTCCCTGAGCTACTGTCAATTCACCAGGGACTGTTTCTCAGGAAAACCAGTAGCCCTGAACTTTAGTCAACAAGAGTATAGCTGTAGCTCATACAGTGTAGAATCTGGAGTTTACAGGCACCTGTCCTTAGAAAACAGTACCAGTGCCCATCAAGCTAGTTATAAACAGATAcaccagaagagaaaaagacacccaGAGGAAGGCCGGGAAAAACCAGGAGAGGAGCGGCCCAAGCATAAGAGGAAGAAAGCTTATGAGGAGATAGATTTAGACAAATACAAGAGCATCCGAAGAAACAAAACAGAGGTGGAAACAGTCAGAGTCAGTACAGAAAAGCTTAAGAACCGAAAGGACAAAAAAAGCCGAGATACAGCCTCTAAGAAAGAGGAACGTAagcatagaaaagagaaaaaggaacaagggAAAGAAAGGACAGTAGAGGAGATGCTTTGGGACCAGTCTATCCTTGGATTTTAA